One stretch of Amycolatopsis sp. NBC_00345 DNA includes these proteins:
- a CDS encoding WXG100 family type VII secretion target, producing the protein MAGGFTGTPEQFTDAEGRVTDVRARMDQNLSQLRDRIEATRAGWQGEAQKAFDHVMQRFDEDGKGMNQALQNIANLLQEAGSKYKRSEEQQQEIMQSMNKGFGVLG; encoded by the coding sequence ATGGCTGGCGGTTTTACAGGGACTCCGGAGCAGTTCACCGACGCTGAGGGTCGCGTCACCGACGTTCGCGCCCGGATGGACCAGAACCTCTCGCAGCTGCGCGACCGGATCGAAGCGACCCGCGCGGGGTGGCAGGGCGAGGCGCAGAAGGCGTTCGACCACGTCATGCAGCGCTTCGACGAGGACGGCAAGGGCATGAACCAGGCCCTGCAGAACATCGCGAACCTGCTCCAGGAAGCGGGCTCCAAGTACAAGCGCTCTGAGGAGCAGCAGCAGGAGATCATGCAGTCGATGAACAAGGGCTTCGGCGTCCTCGGCTGA
- a CDS encoding WXG100 family type VII secretion target: protein MADGIVVDYATIHAAADDCTSTGKELQQSFDTLKDDLNPLIQSWSGEAKDQYMNAQREWDQKFEDLKQVLAQIAAVLPQIADGYQSTDKGVQNLF from the coding sequence ATGGCTGACGGCATTGTTGTCGATTACGCCACCATCCACGCGGCTGCCGACGACTGCACGTCGACGGGCAAGGAGCTGCAGCAGTCGTTCGACACCCTCAAGGACGACCTGAACCCGCTGATCCAGAGCTGGTCCGGTGAAGCCAAGGACCAGTACATGAACGCGCAGCGTGAGTGGGACCAGAAGTTCGAGGACCTCAAGCAGGTTCTCGCGCAGATCGCCGCGGTGCTGCCGCAGATCGCGGATGGTTACCAGAGCACGGACAAGGGCGTTCAGAACCTGTTCTGA
- a CDS encoding DUF4333 domain-containing protein, whose protein sequence is MPSQPGQQDPSGQQFGGGFQPSQYGGLGAFSAEAVRKAPRSKRPLVIGGGVVAVVVVGGVVAWLLGAFQGDTLEQKSLQDGVSRVLNQNYGEPDVKNVQCPSGEAVANGTTFDCSVQIGGQPKKVTVRVLNDKPEYSVGAPH, encoded by the coding sequence GTGCCGTCACAGCCGGGGCAGCAAGACCCGTCCGGGCAGCAGTTCGGGGGTGGGTTCCAGCCGTCGCAGTATGGGGGGCTCGGGGCGTTTTCCGCGGAGGCCGTGCGGAAGGCGCCGCGGTCGAAGCGGCCCCTCGTGATCGGCGGGGGCGTGGTGGCTGTGGTGGTCGTGGGCGGGGTCGTCGCGTGGCTGCTCGGGGCATTCCAAGGGGACACTCTTGAGCAGAAGTCCTTGCAGGACGGCGTTTCCCGGGTGCTCAACCAGAACTACGGCGAGCCCGACGTGAAGAACGTCCAGTGCCCGAGCGGCGAGGCCGTGGCCAACGGGACGACGTTCGACTGCAGCGTGCAGATCGGCGGCCAGCCGAAGAAGGTGACCGTGCGGGTGCTCAACGACAAACCCGAGTATTCGGTCGGCGCACCGCACTGA
- the rplM gene encoding 50S ribosomal protein L13, translated as MPTYSPKPGDVTRAWHVIDAEDVVLGRLATEVATLLRGKHKPTYAPHVDTGDFVIIVNAEKVALTGNKREQKFAYRHSGYPGGLRKRSFGELLDTKPEHLLEKVVKGMLPKNKLGRAQAKKLKVYAGPQHPHAAQLPQAREITKIAQVAQ; from the coding sequence TTGCCCACGTACAGCCCCAAGCCCGGCGACGTCACTCGTGCCTGGCACGTGATCGACGCCGAGGATGTCGTGCTCGGCCGGCTCGCGACCGAGGTCGCCACGCTGCTGCGCGGCAAGCACAAGCCGACCTACGCCCCGCACGTGGACACCGGTGACTTCGTCATCATCGTCAACGCCGAGAAGGTCGCGCTCACCGGTAACAAGCGCGAGCAGAAGTTCGCGTACCGCCACAGCGGTTACCCCGGTGGCCTGCGCAAGCGCTCGTTCGGCGAGCTGCTCGACACCAAGCCCGAGCACCTGCTCGAGAAGGTCGTCAAGGGCATGCTGCCGAAGAACAAGCTCGGCCGCGCCCAGGCGAAGAAGCTGAAGGTCTACGCCGGCCCGCAGCACCCGCACGCCGCGCAGCTGCCGCAGGCGCGCGAGATCACCAAGATCGCGCAGGTCGCGCAGTGA
- the rpsI gene encoding 30S ribosomal protein S9 produces MTSTETEAEAVVATSETPAVADAVATSESAAAPRPSRAAGGNAQTVGRRKEAVVRVRVVPGTGEFKLNGRTIEEYFPNKVHQQLIREPLVLVDKPDSFDIFANLHGGGISGQAGALRLAIARALIEVDADDRPALKKAGFLTRDARATERKKYGLKKARKAPQYSKR; encoded by the coding sequence GTGACCAGCACCGAGACCGAGGCCGAGGCCGTCGTCGCCACGTCGGAGACCCCCGCGGTCGCCGACGCTGTCGCGACCAGCGAGTCCGCTGCCGCCCCGCGCCCGTCGCGGGCCGCGGGCGGCAACGCCCAGACCGTCGGCCGTCGCAAGGAGGCCGTGGTCCGCGTTCGCGTGGTCCCCGGCACCGGCGAGTTCAAGCTGAACGGCCGCACCATCGAGGAGTACTTCCCGAACAAGGTGCACCAGCAGCTCATCCGTGAGCCGCTGGTCCTGGTCGACAAGCCCGACTCGTTCGACATCTTCGCCAACCTGCACGGTGGCGGCATCTCGGGCCAGGCCGGCGCGCTGCGTCTCGCCATCGCCCGTGCGCTCATCGAGGTCGACGCCGACGACCGCCCGGCCCTGAAGAAGGCCGGCTTCCTGACCCGTGACGCTCGCGCCACGGAGCGGAAGAAGTACGGCCTCAAGAAGGCCCGTAAGGCTCCGCAGTACAGCAAGCGCTGA
- the glmM gene encoding phosphoglucosamine mutase, with amino-acid sequence MARLFGTDGVRGLANAELTPELALSLAASAARVLAAHDRSHRPIAVVGRDPRASGEMLEAAVVAGLASAGADVLRLGVLPTPAVAHLVSALDADLGVMISASHNPMPDNGIKLFAAGGHKLPDGIEDEIEAGLSAEVVRPTGSGVGRVSDVSDALDRYVEHLLSATPHPLAGLKLVVDCANGASSVAAPEAYRRAGAEVVALHAEPDGININEHCGSNHPDLLRAAVVEHGADLGIAHDGDADRCVAVDAAGELVDGDQIMAVLALALAEEGVLVKDTLVATVMSNLGLHLAMKANGIKVVTTAVGDRYVLEELRASGLALGGEQSGHVVLPAHATTGDGLLTALRLMARMAATGKPLAELAAVMNRLPQVLVNVPVADKAAVAASTEVRDAVGEVEAELGEEGRVLLRPSGTEQLVRVMVEAPSPATAQAAADRLAGVVSAAS; translated from the coding sequence ATGGCTCGCCTATTCGGCACCGACGGGGTACGTGGCCTGGCCAACGCCGAGCTGACGCCGGAGCTGGCGCTGTCGCTCGCCGCCAGTGCGGCGCGGGTGCTCGCCGCCCACGACCGTTCGCACCGGCCGATCGCCGTGGTCGGCCGTGACCCGCGCGCCAGCGGCGAGATGCTGGAGGCCGCGGTGGTCGCGGGCCTCGCCTCCGCCGGCGCCGACGTGCTGCGCCTCGGCGTCCTCCCGACGCCCGCCGTCGCCCACCTCGTGAGCGCGCTGGACGCCGACCTGGGCGTGATGATCTCCGCCTCGCACAACCCCATGCCGGACAACGGCATCAAGCTCTTCGCCGCGGGCGGGCACAAGCTCCCCGACGGCATCGAGGACGAGATCGAAGCGGGCCTGAGCGCCGAGGTCGTCCGCCCGACCGGCTCCGGCGTCGGCCGCGTGTCGGACGTGTCGGACGCGCTGGACCGCTACGTCGAGCACCTGCTCTCGGCCACGCCGCACCCGCTCGCCGGGCTGAAGCTGGTCGTCGACTGTGCGAACGGCGCGTCGTCCGTCGCCGCGCCGGAGGCCTACCGCCGGGCCGGCGCCGAGGTGGTCGCCCTGCACGCGGAGCCGGACGGCATCAACATCAACGAGCACTGTGGCTCGAACCACCCGGACCTGCTGCGCGCCGCCGTGGTCGAGCACGGCGCCGACCTCGGCATCGCGCACGACGGCGACGCCGACCGCTGCGTGGCCGTGGACGCCGCCGGCGAGCTGGTCGACGGTGACCAGATCATGGCCGTGCTGGCGCTCGCGCTCGCCGAAGAGGGCGTGCTGGTGAAGGACACCCTGGTCGCCACCGTGATGAGCAATCTGGGCCTGCACCTGGCGATGAAGGCCAACGGCATCAAGGTCGTCACCACGGCGGTCGGCGACCGCTACGTGCTGGAGGAACTGCGTGCGTCCGGGCTGGCCCTCGGTGGCGAGCAGTCGGGCCACGTTGTCCTCCCGGCCCACGCCACCACGGGTGACGGCCTGCTCACGGCGCTGCGCCTGATGGCCCGCATGGCCGCGACGGGCAAGCCGCTGGCCGAGCTCGCCGCCGTGATGAACCGTCTCCCGCAGGTGCTGGTGAACGTCCCCGTCGCGGACAAGGCCGCCGTCGCGGCGTCCACCGAAGTCCGTGACGCCGTCGGCGAGGTCGAAGCCGAACTCGGCGAGGAAGGCCGCGTCCTGCTTCGCCCGTCCGGCACCGAACAGCTCGTCCGCGTCATGGTGGAGGCCCCGTCGCCCGCCACGGCCCAGGCCGCCGCCGACCGTCTCGCGGGGGTCGTCTCCGCGGCCTCCTGA
- a CDS encoding dienelactone hydrolase family protein, whose amino-acid sequence MASKPKQLLAELSHPGPHEVLRGNLALVGLPGIVFTPRSGLGLPAIAFGHGWLQPTGRYRQLLHHLAGWGVVAAAPATQRGPLPSHRLLAADLLTTLDVITTVRLGPDGISVDPEKLGLAGHSTGGGSAVLAAGTSAAAAGSSDSAAAGSGARSGKAKAGSSTASGTALAGSATDAELLGRTYPRIGAVATITAAQTFPPATEAAKLITAPGLHLAAEEDLVAPAVGHAEAIANAWAGPVQLRTLGKSSHLGVTEGRHWSQLLLHGKPHRGTQQLTRALFTAFFLTHLTGTDKYLPLLESDVKRAPIDLPEEPAA is encoded by the coding sequence ATGGCCAGTAAGCCCAAGCAGCTGCTCGCGGAGCTGTCACACCCGGGGCCCCACGAGGTCCTGCGCGGCAATCTCGCCCTGGTGGGGCTGCCCGGCATCGTGTTCACCCCGCGGAGCGGCCTCGGCCTGCCCGCCATCGCGTTCGGGCACGGCTGGCTGCAGCCGACCGGGCGCTACCGCCAGCTCCTGCACCACCTCGCCGGCTGGGGCGTGGTCGCCGCGGCGCCCGCCACGCAGCGCGGCCCGCTGCCGTCGCACCGCCTGCTGGCCGCGGACCTGCTGACGACGCTGGACGTGATCACCACAGTCCGCCTCGGCCCGGACGGCATCAGCGTCGACCCGGAGAAGCTCGGCCTGGCCGGCCACTCCACCGGGGGCGGCTCCGCGGTACTGGCCGCGGGCACTTCGGCTGCTGCGGCCGGTTCTTCCGACTCGGCGGCGGCCGGATCCGGCGCGCGTTCCGGCAAGGCCAAGGCCGGTTCCAGTACGGCTTCGGGGACGGCTTTGGCCGGTTCCGCCACCGACGCCGAACTGCTCGGCCGGACGTACCCGCGGATCGGTGCCGTCGCCACGATCACCGCCGCCCAGACCTTCCCCCCGGCCACCGAGGCCGCGAAGCTGATCACCGCTCCGGGCCTGCACCTGGCGGCCGAGGAGGACCTGGTCGCCCCGGCCGTCGGCCACGCGGAGGCGATCGCCAACGCCTGGGCCGGGCCGGTGCAGCTGCGGACGCTCGGGAAGTCCTCGCACCTCGGCGTCACGGAAGGCAGGCACTGGAGCCAGCTCCTCCTGCACGGCAAGCCCCACCGCGGCACCCAGCAGCTGACGCGCGCCCTGTTCACCGCGTTTTTCCTGACCCACCTCACGGGCACGGACAAGTACCTGCCCCTGCTGGAATCCGACGTGAAACGCGCCCCGATCGACCTGCCGGAAGAGCCCGCGGCCTGA
- the glmS gene encoding glutamine--fructose-6-phosphate transaminase (isomerizing) has protein sequence MCGIVGYVGHRPALDVVLGGLRRMEYRGYDSAGVAVLDGKGALNVERKAGRLANLETRLDEVGRDAFAGTAGMGHTRWATHGAPVDRNSHPHRDASNRVAVVHNGIIENFVALRSELEADGVEMASDTDSETAAHLVARAYDGGETKGDFAASVAAVCRRLEGAFTLVVTHADQPDTIVAARRSSPLVVGVGEGETFVASDVAAFIEHTREAVELGQDQLVVITRDGYEVTDFHGDAAQAKPFTVDWDLSAAEKGGHEYFMLKEIEEQPEALANTLRGHFEAGRIILDEQRISDQDLRDVDKVFVVACGSAYHSGLVAKYAIEHWTRLPVEVELASEFRYRDPVLDRDTLVVAVSQSGETADTLEAVRHAREQKARVLAVCNTNGAQIPRESDAVLYTHAGPEIGVASTKAFLAQIAANYLVGLALAQARGTKYPDEVAREFAELEAMPAAVQKVLSTVDQTRDLARRISDSRAVLFLGRHVGFPVALEGALKLKELAYMHAEGFAAGELKHGPIALIEEGLPVVVVMPSPKGRAVLHSKLVSNISEIQARGARTIVIAEEGDETVRPFADELIEVPAVPTLLQPLVSTVPLQVLAAEIARARGYDVDKPRNLAKSVTVE, from the coding sequence GTGTGTGGAATCGTGGGATATGTCGGACACCGGCCGGCCCTGGACGTCGTTCTCGGCGGACTGCGGCGCATGGAGTACCGCGGCTACGACTCGGCCGGCGTCGCGGTGCTGGACGGCAAGGGCGCGCTGAACGTCGAGCGTAAAGCCGGCCGCCTGGCGAACCTGGAGACCAGGCTCGACGAGGTCGGCCGGGACGCCTTCGCGGGCACCGCCGGCATGGGGCACACCCGCTGGGCGACGCACGGCGCCCCGGTGGACCGGAACTCGCACCCGCACCGGGACGCTTCGAACCGCGTTGCCGTGGTGCACAACGGCATCATCGAGAACTTCGTCGCCCTCCGCTCGGAGCTGGAGGCCGATGGCGTCGAGATGGCCAGCGACACCGACAGCGAGACCGCCGCGCACCTGGTCGCCCGCGCCTACGACGGTGGCGAGACCAAGGGCGACTTCGCGGCCAGCGTCGCCGCCGTCTGCCGCCGCCTGGAGGGCGCGTTCACGCTGGTCGTGACGCACGCCGACCAGCCGGACACCATCGTCGCGGCGCGCCGGTCGTCGCCGCTGGTGGTGGGGGTCGGCGAGGGTGAGACGTTCGTCGCGTCCGACGTCGCCGCCTTCATCGAGCACACACGCGAGGCCGTCGAGCTGGGGCAGGACCAGCTCGTGGTGATCACCCGCGACGGCTACGAGGTCACCGACTTCCACGGCGACGCCGCGCAGGCCAAGCCGTTCACCGTCGACTGGGACCTGAGTGCCGCCGAGAAGGGCGGCCACGAGTACTTCATGCTCAAGGAGATCGAGGAGCAGCCCGAGGCGCTGGCCAACACGCTGCGCGGGCACTTCGAGGCCGGCCGCATCATCCTCGACGAGCAGCGCATCTCCGACCAGGACCTCCGCGACGTCGACAAGGTCTTCGTCGTCGCCTGCGGTTCCGCGTACCACTCCGGCCTGGTCGCCAAGTACGCGATCGAGCACTGGACCCGGCTGCCCGTCGAGGTCGAGCTGGCCAGCGAGTTCCGCTACCGCGACCCGGTGCTGGACCGCGACACGCTGGTGGTCGCCGTGTCCCAGTCCGGCGAGACGGCCGACACGCTGGAGGCCGTCCGCCACGCGCGGGAGCAGAAGGCGCGTGTGCTGGCCGTCTGCAACACCAACGGCGCGCAGATCCCGCGTGAGTCCGACGCCGTGCTGTACACGCACGCCGGCCCGGAGATCGGCGTCGCCTCGACGAAGGCGTTCCTCGCCCAGATCGCGGCCAACTACCTGGTGGGCCTGGCGCTGGCGCAGGCCCGCGGCACGAAGTACCCGGACGAGGTCGCCCGCGAGTTCGCCGAGCTGGAGGCCATGCCGGCCGCCGTGCAAAAAGTACTGTCCACTGTGGATCAGACCCGCGACCTGGCCCGGCGCATCTCCGACTCGCGCGCGGTGCTGTTCCTCGGCCGCCACGTCGGGTTCCCGGTGGCGCTCGAAGGCGCGCTGAAGCTCAAGGAACTGGCGTACATGCACGCCGAGGGCTTCGCCGCGGGCGAGCTGAAGCACGGCCCGATCGCGCTGATCGAAGAGGGCCTGCCGGTGGTCGTCGTGATGCCGTCGCCGAAGGGCCGCGCGGTGCTGCACTCCAAGCTGGTCTCGAACATCAGCGAGATCCAGGCCCGTGGCGCGCGCACCATCGTCATCGCCGAAGAGGGTGACGAGACGGTGCGGCCGTTCGCCGACGAGCTGATCGAGGTCCCGGCCGTGCCGACGCTGCTGCAGCCGCTGGTGTCCACCGTGCCGCTGCAGGTGCTGGCCGCGGAGATCGCCCGCGCCCGCGGGTACGACGTCGACAAGCCGCGTAACCTGGCGAAGTCCGTCACCGTGGAATAG
- a CDS encoding NAD(P)H-hydrate dehydratase, producing the protein MLGIWTTERIRAAEDRLLAVTPDGELMRRAAFGLAGQVADLLTETAGSVSGRRVVLLVGSGNNGGDALWAGAFLRRRGVAVSAVLLKPEKAHAAGLAALRRSGGRVVSLEDSPQWISRADVVVDGIVGISAKGPLRPDAAKLVEQVDAPVVAVDLPSGVDPDTGAVDGPHVTATRTVTFGALKPVHALAPQECGEVVLVDIGLRPSLGEPDLRQLELADVAAVWPIPGPADDKYSQGVVGIAAGSATYPGAAVLASGSAVHATAGMVRYAGHAAEAVRSRWPEIVATGSVTDAGRVQAWVVGPGIGTGADGRELLRHILGQGVPVCADADATTIIARDHDVLDARDPDTPLVLTPHAGEYERLMGRKPGADRLAAAREAAKKYNAVVLLKGHCTVVAAPDGRVSVNTPRGSWLATAGSGDVLTGLVGSLLAAGVDPWLAASAAAQVHSLAGTLAAAGVPTSASGIVDAIPAALRVVRAVGRDS; encoded by the coding sequence GTGTTGGGAATCTGGACCACGGAACGGATTCGCGCGGCGGAGGACCGGCTGCTCGCCGTCACCCCGGACGGCGAGCTGATGCGGCGGGCCGCCTTCGGGCTGGCCGGGCAGGTCGCGGACCTGCTGACCGAGACCGCTGGGTCGGTGTCCGGACGACGGGTCGTGCTGCTCGTCGGGTCCGGCAACAACGGTGGTGACGCCCTGTGGGCCGGTGCGTTCCTGCGTCGCCGCGGTGTCGCCGTCTCGGCTGTACTGCTCAAGCCGGAGAAGGCGCACGCGGCGGGATTGGCCGCACTGCGGCGTTCCGGCGGTCGCGTGGTGTCGCTTGAGGACAGTCCACAGTGGATCTCGCGAGCGGACGTCGTGGTCGACGGCATCGTCGGCATCTCCGCGAAGGGGCCGTTGCGCCCGGACGCGGCGAAGCTCGTCGAGCAGGTGGACGCGCCCGTCGTCGCGGTGGACCTGCCGAGTGGGGTGGACCCGGACACCGGCGCCGTCGACGGACCGCACGTCACGGCCACGCGCACGGTCACGTTCGGAGCGCTGAAGCCCGTCCACGCGCTCGCGCCGCAGGAGTGCGGCGAGGTGGTGCTGGTGGACATCGGCCTGCGGCCCTCGCTGGGCGAGCCCGACCTGCGTCAGCTCGAGCTGGCCGATGTCGCCGCCGTGTGGCCGATTCCCGGCCCGGCGGACGACAAGTACAGCCAGGGGGTTGTCGGCATCGCGGCCGGCTCCGCGACGTATCCGGGCGCGGCGGTGCTCGCCTCCGGCTCGGCGGTGCACGCGACGGCCGGCATGGTCCGCTACGCCGGGCACGCCGCCGAGGCCGTCCGGTCCCGCTGGCCGGAGATCGTCGCGACGGGCTCGGTCACCGACGCCGGGCGCGTGCAGGCCTGGGTGGTCGGGCCGGGCATCGGCACCGGCGCGGACGGCCGTGAGCTGCTGCGCCACATCCTCGGCCAGGGTGTCCCCGTGTGCGCGGACGCCGACGCCACCACGATCATCGCGCGTGACCACGACGTGCTCGACGCCCGCGACCCGGACACTCCGCTCGTGCTGACGCCGCACGCGGGGGAGTACGAACGCCTGATGGGCCGCAAGCCCGGCGCCGACAGGCTCGCCGCCGCGCGCGAAGCGGCGAAGAAGTACAACGCCGTTGTCCTGCTGAAGGGGCACTGCACGGTGGTCGCCGCGCCGGACGGCCGTGTCTCGGTCAACACCCCGCGCGGCTCCTGGCTCGCCACCGCGGGCTCCGGCGACGTCCTGACCGGGCTGGTCGGCTCGCTGCTGGCGGCCGGCGTGGACCCGTGGCTCGCGGCGTCGGCGGCCGCTCAGGTGCACTCGCTGGCCGGCACGCTGGCCGCGGCGGGCGTGCCGACCTCGGCCTCGGGGATCGTCGACGCCATCCCGGCGGCGCTGCGCGTGGTCCGCGCCGTCGGCCGCGACTCGTAG
- a CDS encoding DeoR/GlpR family DNA-binding transcription regulator, producing the protein MPRTRPSDAAVEQRRKEILDHVIELGEVRIDDLTARFGVSLMTMHRDLDDLAERRLLRKLRGKVEAYPALTMETASRFTLHAGEKEALAEAAIRQVEPGQTVFVDDSTTLFPLVERLAEVPGLTVITNSLHAARLLGTGVEVVLAGGRYDAEYDSCSGPDVLALLDRTRADVAFVSVSAVAVGRLFHPVRDYAELKKAVLRAANRNVLVLDHSKFGRTATYAHGSVGDYDLLVTSEITPTEEIEAALNEGTAVETVEHVEEGQPYDS; encoded by the coding sequence GTGCCTAGGACCCGGCCGTCGGACGCCGCCGTCGAGCAGCGGCGCAAGGAGATCCTCGACCACGTCATCGAGCTGGGCGAGGTCCGCATCGACGACCTCACCGCCCGCTTCGGCGTCAGCCTGATGACGATGCACCGCGACCTCGACGACCTCGCCGAGCGCCGCCTCCTGCGCAAGCTCCGCGGCAAGGTCGAGGCGTACCCGGCGCTCACCATGGAGACCGCGAGCCGGTTCACGCTCCACGCGGGCGAGAAAGAGGCGCTGGCCGAGGCCGCGATCCGCCAGGTGGAGCCCGGCCAGACCGTGTTCGTCGACGACTCCACCACGCTGTTCCCCCTGGTCGAGCGGCTGGCGGAAGTGCCGGGCCTGACCGTGATCACCAACTCCCTGCACGCCGCGCGGCTGCTGGGCACGGGCGTCGAGGTGGTGCTCGCCGGCGGCCGTTACGACGCCGAGTACGACTCCTGCTCCGGCCCGGACGTGCTGGCCCTGCTCGACCGGACGCGCGCGGACGTCGCGTTTGTCTCCGTCAGCGCCGTCGCCGTCGGCCGCCTGTTCCACCCCGTGCGGGACTACGCCGAGCTCAAGAAGGCCGTGCTGCGCGCCGCGAACCGCAACGTGCTGGTGCTGGACCACTCGAAGTTCGGCCGCACCGCCACGTACGCGCACGGCTCCGTCGGCGACTACGACCTGCTGGTGACCAGCGAGATCACGCCGACCGAGGAGATCGAGGCCGCGCTGAACGAGGGCACGGCCGTGGAGACCGTCGAACACGTCGAGGAGGGGCAGCCCTATGACAGCTGA
- the xylB gene encoding xylulokinase, giving the protein MTAELVAGVDSSTQSSKVVVCDARTGEVVRTGRAPHPDGTEVDPAEWWTAFGEAAKDVLDGVKAIGIGGQQHGLVTLDEAGEVVRPALLWNDTRSAQAAKDLTDELGGPGVWAKSVGSVPVASFTVTKLRWLAEHEPENADRVARVLLPHDWLTWRLLGRPETAVTDRGDASGTGYFSPTEDTYRLDVLAHAFGGRTPELPTVLGPAEVAGHTENGVLVSAGTGDNMAAALALELAPGDAVVSIGTSGTVFGVAEQGSADASGLVAGFADATGRFLPLTAALNAARVLTAGAAMLGVGLAEFDRLALAAEPGAGGLTLLPYLDGERTPNLPGATGSLHGLTRSNMSPENLARASVEGMLCGLAAGLDAVRAQGMEVRRVLLIGGGAQSAAVRAVAPIVFGVPVVIPEVGEYVALGAARQAAWALAGTAEPPAWAGQGPGNRLELDEPTGAQCATGHEIQQRHLEAREAAHGVPAKFGED; this is encoded by the coding sequence ATGACAGCTGAGCTGGTGGCCGGGGTCGATTCGTCGACCCAGTCGTCGAAGGTGGTGGTCTGCGACGCGCGCACGGGTGAGGTCGTGCGCACCGGTCGCGCGCCGCACCCGGACGGCACCGAGGTGGACCCCGCCGAGTGGTGGACGGCGTTCGGGGAAGCCGCCAAGGACGTGCTCGACGGCGTCAAGGCCATCGGCATCGGCGGTCAGCAGCACGGTCTGGTCACCCTCGACGAGGCGGGTGAGGTCGTCCGCCCCGCGTTGCTGTGGAACGACACCCGCTCGGCGCAGGCCGCGAAGGACCTGACCGACGAGCTGGGCGGGCCCGGCGTCTGGGCCAAGTCCGTCGGGTCCGTGCCGGTCGCGAGCTTCACCGTCACCAAACTGCGCTGGCTCGCCGAGCACGAGCCGGAGAACGCCGACCGCGTGGCACGGGTGCTGCTGCCGCACGACTGGCTGACCTGGCGGCTGCTCGGCCGGCCCGAGACGGCCGTGACCGATCGCGGCGACGCGTCCGGCACCGGTTACTTCTCACCGACGGAGGACACCTACCGCCTCGACGTGCTGGCCCACGCTTTCGGCGGCCGCACGCCTGAGCTGCCCACGGTGCTGGGCCCGGCCGAGGTCGCCGGGCACACGGAGAACGGCGTGCTCGTGTCCGCGGGCACCGGCGACAACATGGCCGCCGCCCTCGCGCTGGAACTGGCGCCGGGCGACGCGGTGGTCTCGATCGGCACCAGCGGAACCGTGTTCGGCGTGGCGGAGCAGGGCTCGGCCGACGCGAGCGGCCTGGTCGCCGGGTTCGCCGACGCGACCGGCCGGTTCCTCCCGCTCACCGCGGCGCTGAACGCCGCCCGCGTGCTCACCGCGGGCGCCGCGATGCTGGGCGTCGGACTGGCCGAGTTCGACCGCCTCGCGCTGGCCGCCGAGCCGGGCGCGGGCGGGCTCACGCTGCTGCCGTACCTCGACGGCGAGCGGACGCCGAACCTGCCGGGCGCCACCGGCTCACTGCACGGCCTGACCAGGTCGAACATGAGCCCCGAGAACCTGGCCCGCGCGTCCGTCGAAGGCATGCTGTGCGGCCTGGCCGCCGGCCTCGACGCCGTCCGCGCGCAGGGCATGGAAGTGCGGCGCGTGCTGCTCATCGGCGGCGGCGCGCAGTCCGCGGCGGTGCGGGCCGTGGCGCCGATCGTGTTCGGCGTGCCCGTGGTGATCCCCGAGGTCGGCGAGTACGTCGCCCTCGGCGCCGCGCGGCAGGCCGCCTGGGCGCTGGCCGGCACCGCCGAGCCGCCCGCCTGGGCGGGACAGGGACCTGGAAACCGGCTCGAGCTGGACGAGCCGACCGGGGCGCAGTGCGCCACGGGCCACGAGATCCAGCAACGCCACCTCGAGGCACGCGAAGCCGCGCACGGGGTTCCCGCGAAATTCGGAGAGGACTGA